The Dehalococcoidia bacterium genome includes a window with the following:
- a CDS encoding nucleoside triphosphate pyrophosphohydrolase family protein, giving the protein MSRFTDAATQMADSVERFHRHFGIEASRDGIDYHSRLTLLMEEVGEHANAINKGHPVEEVLKEMADIAYVALGTLEMAGDDGAQAMMQVVDKNNSKTTTTHKLNPNTGKILKS; this is encoded by the coding sequence ATGAGCAGATTCACTGATGCTGCTACCCAAATGGCCGATTCAGTAGAGCGATTTCATCGCCACTTCGGCATCGAAGCAAGTCGAGACGGGATCGACTATCATTCGCGGCTCACCCTGCTGATGGAAGAGGTCGGAGAACACGCCAACGCCATCAACAAGGGACATCCCGTTGAAGAGGTGCTGAAGGAGATGGCCGACATAGCCTACGTCGCCCTGGGTACCCTTGAGATGGCAGGCGACGACGGCGCACAGGCGATGATGCAGGTCGTCGACAAAAACAACAGCAAGACCACCACCACTCACAAGCTGAACCCCAACACCGGCAAGATCCTCAAATCATGA
- a CDS encoding acyl-CoA/acyl-ACP dehydrogenase — MDLTLNEIQTMLQTSAREFMEDQVPKTRVLEIDDSEAGFDPNLWEQMSELGWPSLAIPEEYGGLGQGWVDLGVVSEVMGYYACPSPLLSSAVLSAQAIMAAGSEDQKQAMLPPIAAGQQIFTLAYTEPDYSWSPRSVQLQASASNGGYVLNGTKLFIPDANVADRILVVARTSNGDSPEQGLSLLAVDRTAPGVSVRVMDGWIGPKACEVNFENVAVDSADVLGEPGEAWGAIEAAMDRATAVLCAFMAGGTQAVFDMTRDYSQSRIAFGVPIGTFQRVQDHVIDALTDADSAKWTAFEALWQLDEGMADAPVGVSTAKSVASLGFPRACDAAHHVHAGIGADLEYGLTQYTKRARTLQHYLGDHVYHKARMARLLSMAG; from the coding sequence ATGGACCTTACGCTCAATGAGATTCAGACCATGCTCCAGACTTCCGCGCGAGAGTTCATGGAGGACCAGGTCCCCAAGACACGCGTACTGGAGATAGACGACAGCGAGGCCGGGTTCGACCCCAACCTCTGGGAGCAGATGTCCGAGCTTGGCTGGCCCTCCCTCGCCATCCCCGAAGAGTACGGAGGACTGGGTCAGGGATGGGTAGACCTTGGAGTCGTCTCCGAGGTCATGGGCTACTACGCCTGCCCCAGCCCGTTGCTTTCGTCGGCTGTACTTTCGGCCCAGGCGATCATGGCCGCCGGCTCCGAGGACCAGAAGCAGGCGATGCTTCCTCCCATCGCAGCCGGTCAGCAGATATTCACCCTCGCATACACCGAGCCTGACTACTCATGGTCCCCCAGATCCGTGCAGCTTCAGGCCTCCGCCAGCAACGGCGGATACGTGCTGAACGGCACCAAGCTGTTCATCCCCGACGCAAACGTCGCCGACCGCATCCTGGTCGTGGCGCGCACCTCCAACGGCGACTCGCCCGAGCAGGGACTCAGCCTGCTGGCAGTCGACCGCACCGCTCCTGGCGTGTCGGTCCGTGTCATGGACGGCTGGATCGGCCCCAAGGCGTGCGAGGTCAACTTCGAGAACGTAGCGGTCGACTCCGCTGACGTACTCGGAGAGCCCGGCGAGGCATGGGGCGCAATCGAGGCCGCGATGGACAGGGCGACTGCCGTCCTCTGTGCATTCATGGCCGGAGGCACCCAGGCCGTCTTCGACATGACCCGAGACTACAGCCAGAGTCGAATAGCCTTCGGTGTGCCCATCGGTACCTTCCAGCGTGTGCAGGACCACGTCATCGACGCGCTGACAGACGCCGACTCGGCCAAGTGGACCGCATTCGAGGCGCTGTGGCAGCTCGACGAGGGCATGGCTGACGCTCCGGTCGGAGTATCGACCGCCAAGTCGGTCGCCAGCCTCGGCTTCCCCCGGGCCTGCGACGCCGCTCACCACGTCCACGCCGGTATCGGCGCGGACCTCGAGTACGGCTTGACCCAGTACACCAAGCGCGCCCGCACTCTCCAGCACTACCTCGGCGACCACGTGTACCACAAGGCCCGCATGGCCCGCCTCCTCTCCATGGCTGGCTAG